A window of the Podarcis raffonei isolate rPodRaf1 chromosome 4, rPodRaf1.pri, whole genome shotgun sequence genome harbors these coding sequences:
- the LOC128412266 gene encoding olfactory receptor 52M1-like produces the protein MPAFYNACVSPSTFSLTGIPQLEAAHVWISIPFCSMYIMALVGNCTILFIIRAEPNLHEPMYLFLSMLAVIDLVLSSSTMPKLLSIFWLGNKDIAFHSCLLQMFVIHSFATIESGIFLAMAFDRYMAICTPLRHGTILTHSVVAKIGLAAALRGFLYIAPLPLLAHRYTYYHTNIIAHSYCEHMAVVMLSCEDISISNIYGVTIGFLVLIIDSTFIGLSYVLIFRAVMSLSTTEARLKTFSTCTSHICAILIFYIPIVVSSLIHRFGHNVAPAAHILLANFYLIFPPVLNPIVYAVRTKEIRRRLAKMLLWSRGGLE, from the coding sequence ATGCCGGCCTTCTACAATGCCTGTGTCAGCCCGTCCACCTTCTCCCTCACGGGCATCCCTCAGCTGGAAGCTGCCCATGTCTGGATCTCCATCCCTTTCTGCTCCATGTACATCATGGCCCTGGTGGGCAACTGCACCATCCTCTTCATCATCCGGGCCGAGCCCAACCTCCACGAGCCCATGTACCTCTTCCTCTCCATGTTGGCCGTCATCGACTTGGTCCTCTCCTCTTCCACCATGCCCAAGCTGCTCAGCATCTTCTGGTTGGGCAACAAGGACATTGCCTTCCACTCCtgcctcctccagatgtttgtcaTCCACTCTTTTGCCAccattgaatctgggatctttctGGCGATGGCCTTTGACCGCTACATGGCCATATGCACACCGTTGAGGCACGGGACTATCCTGACCCACTCGGTGGTGGCCAAGATCGGGCTGGCCGCTGCTCTGCGGGGCTTCCTATACATCGCTCCACTGCCTCTTCTTGCCCATCGATACACCTACTACCACACCAACATCATTGCACACTCCTACTGCGAGCACATGGCTGTGGTGATGCTCTCCTGTGAGGACATCTCCATCAGCAACATCTATGGTGTAACAATTGGCTTCCTGGTACTCATAATTGATTCTACGTTCATTGGGTTGTCCTATGTCCTCATCTTCCGGGCGGTAATGAGCTTGTCCACCACGGAGGCCCGCCTTAAGACCTTCAGCACTTGCACCTCACACATTTGTGCCATCTTGATCTTCTACATTCCCATCGTTGTCTCCTCCCTGATACATCGGTTTGGGCACAATGTGGCTCCTGCAGCTCACATCCTCCTGGCCAACTTCTATCTCATCTTCCCTCCCGTCTTGAATCCCATTGTGTATGCCGTCCGGACAAAAGAGATCCGGAGGAGGCTGGCCAAGATGCTGTTGTGGTCCAGAGGTGGTCTTGAGTAA